The following DNA comes from Massilia sp. KIM.
TCCTTGGCCACTTCTTCCAGGATCGGTGCAATCATCTTGCACGGGCCGCACCACTCGGCCCAGAAGTCGACCAGGACCGGGCGCTCGGACTTGAGCACGTCGGTTTCGAAGGATGCGTCGCTGATATGTTTGATGTTTTCGCTCATGGTTTCCTCAAATGAGGTAAGGATCAAATAACGCCTGGAGATCGATCGCGCACGATGTCTCAGCCGGCTGCCGTAGATTGCTTATATATTGCTGCTTCACAATGGTGGAGGCACTGTGGGCAAATTTCAATATGGAAGAACGGCTAGAGGGTGTCAGGCGGGGAATGCAGCGAATAATACCCCATTTTTTTAAAAAGTGTTCGCTGCTTTGTACAAAATCTCAACATTCCACGGCGCTGCGCAATTGCTCCATGCTGATCGGCTTGCGCAGGCCGGCCGCCACGTCCAGCCCGAGGGCGCGCGCCAGCTCGCCGGCGGCTTCGCGCAGGCCGTCGTCCAGGGCCGAGAGCAGCACCACCTTGCCGCGGTAGCCCTGGCCGGCGGCGGCCTGCAGGAACTCGATGCCGTCCATTTCGGGCAGCATCAGGTCGCAGATCATGAGGTCGGGCCGGTGCTCGTCCAGGCGCTCGAGGGCGCCGCGGGCGTCGGCTTCCAGCGCCACGTGGCCGACCCCCATCCTGGTCAGCATCGCGTCCAGGGCCTCTAGCAGGATCTCGTCGTCGTCCAGCACCAGCACGCGCCGGGGGGCAGTGGGCGAAGCGGCGGTGGCGTAGGTCATCATGGGCTGGGCGTGGGCGCGAGATGTTGAACGACGGTCATTATGGCGAAGTTTGGGCCCGCGTGCAGCGCGGCGACAGGTTTATTTGCGCCAAACGGTATCACACGCTGCCGGTGAAGCGCGCCAGATGGCCCGGATGCCACATGGTGGCCACCGAGGCGATGCGGCCTGCCGAGGTGGTGCGGCGGTGCAGCACCAGGCAGCAGCTGTCCGGCGGCACGCCCAGCATGGCGGCCACGCCCGGCTGGGCCGGCTGGGCCTCGATGGTATACACCGCGCCCTGCAGCGGCGCGGCCTGCATCAGGTGCTCGTTGGGCGTGATCAGGCGGAAGTCCTGCTCCAGGTAGGCCGGGGCGCAGGCCGGATTGACCCAGCGGTCTTCCAGCTGGATCGGGACCTCGTTCTCGAAGTGGACGATCAGCGAATGGAAGAGCGGCGCGCCGGGATCGAGGTCGAACTCGGCGGCCAGCTCGTCGCCTGCTTCCTCCTGGCGCAGCAGGCGCACGTCGGCGCGATGGGCCTTGCCGCGTGCGCGGATCTCGTCGGCGATGTTGCGGATCTCGACCAGGGTGGCCTGGTACTTCTGCGGCGCCACATAAGTGCCCGAGCCCTGGCGGCGCACCAGCACCTGCTCGGCGGTCAGCTCGCGCACGGCGCGGTTGACGGTCATGCGCGAGACGCCGAACTGGCGCACCAGGGCCTGCTCGGACGGCACCAGGTCGCCTTCCTTCCAGCGCCCGGAAGCGATCTCGCTCACCAGGTAATCCTTGATGCGCTGGAAAATGGGCGTGCTGTCTTGCGCGGTCTGCTCTTCCAAACTACTCTCCACGGTGCCGGTTGGGCTGGCCGGATGGCCATCCTTCAACTGGATTCTAGCATTCGGATTCGAGAGCAAGACCCGGAGTGCGGCCGTCCCGGCGGCGGTTTAAGCTGACGGCATACCGATTCGAGAAGTAACCATGAACGCCGCGATTCCACGCACCGCCACCACCTTCGACAGCGACGACGCGCGCTGGGACGCCGTGCAGCGCCGCGACCGCGCCGCCGACGGCCAGTTCGTTTATTCGGTGCGCAGCACCGGGGTCTACTGCCGCCCGTCCTGCCCCTCGCGCGGCGCGCTGCGCGCCAACGTCGCCTTCCACGCCAGCTGCGCCGAGGCCGAAAGCGCGGGCTTTCGCGCCTGCCTGCGCTGCAAGCCGAACGGGCCGGCCCTGGCCGAGCGCCAGGCCGAGGCGGTGGCGCGCGCCTGCCGCCTGATCGAGGCGTCCGAGGACGAGCCCGACCTCGACAGCCTGGCCCGCGAGGCCGGCATGAGCCGCTTCCACTTCCACCGCGTATTCAAGGCGCATACCGGCATCACGCCCAAGGCCTATGCGGCGGCGCGCCGCGCGGCGCGGGTGCGCAGCAGCTTGCAGGAGTCGTCCACGGTCACCGAGGCGATCTTCGACGCCGGCTTCAATTCGAGCGGGCGCTTCTACGCCGCCTCGGGCGGGCTGCTGGGAATGAGTCCGCGCCGCTACCGCAGCGGCGGGCAGGGCGAGACCATCCGCTTCGCCGTGGCCCAATGCTCGCTGGGCGCGGTGCTGGTCGCCAGCACCGAACGCGGCATCTGCTGCGTGCTGATCGGCGACCAGCCCGAGCCCCTGGTGCGCGACCTGCAGGAGCGCTTCCCGCGCGCCGAGCTGCAGGGCGCCGAGGCCGATTTCGAGCGCACCGTGGCGCGCGTGATCGGCCTGATCGAAACCCCCGGCCAGGGGCTGGACCTGCCGCTCGACGTGCGCGGCACCGCCTTCCAGCAGCGCGTGTGGCAGGCCCTGCGCGAGATCCCGGCCGGCCAGACCGTCAGCTATGCCGAGCTGGCCGAGCGCATCGGCCTGAAGGACGGCGCGCGCGCGGTGGCCGGGGCCTGCGCCGCCAATCCGGTGGCGGTGGCGATTCCCTGCCACCGCGTGGTGCGCACCGACGGCGCGCTGTCGGGCTACCGCTGGGGCATCGAGCGCAAGCGCACCCTGCTCGAGCGCGAGGCCCAGCAATGAAGGAAGTGGACTGGGATGCGGTGGCCGACCAGCTCGACGGTTTCGGCTGCGCCGTGATCCCCGGCCTGCTGTCGGCCGACGAGTGCGCGTGGTATGCGCGGCTGTACGACAGTCCCGGGCTATTCCGCAGCCGCGTGGTGATGGAGCGCCATGGCTTCGGGCGCGGCGAGTACCAGTACTTCGCCTATCCGCTCCCCGGCTCGCTGGCATGGCTGCGCGCCCACCTGTATCCGCCGCTGGCGCGCATCGCCAACCGCTGGCAGGCCGCGCTCGGACTGGACGGGGGCTTTCCCGCAGCGCACGAGGACTTCCTGGCGCGCTGCCATGCCGCCGGCCAGCTGCGCCCCACGCCGCTGCTGCTGCGCTACCGCGAGGGCGACTACAACTGCCTGCACCAGGACCTGTACGGCGAGCAGGTCTTTCCCTTGCAGGTGGCGGTGCTGCTTTCGCGTCCCGGCCAGGACTTCGAGGGCGGCGAATTCGTATTGACGGAACAGCGCCCGCGCATGCAGTCGCGCGCCGAGGTGGTGGCGCTGGGGCAGGGTGACGCCGTCGTGTTCGCGGTCAACCAGCGCCCGGTGCAGGGCACGCGCGGCGTGTACCGGGTGGCGATGCGCCACGGCGTGAGCCGCCTGAAGGCGGGCAGCCGCCATACCCTGGGGATCATCTTCCACGACGCGGACTAGCCTGGCTATGCCCCTCGCGCAAACTTCTATACACTTCTCCGTGCCGTGCCCACGAGGCGCGGGACCCCACCACAACGGAGAAGAGAAAGCATGCGCGTGCGCCAGATTCCACAGTGTTCCCTGTTCGTTCTCGCCGCCCTCGGCAGCCTGTCGGCCCATGCCGACACGGTGATCGACAACGCCAACGGCTATACCCTCAACGCCAAGGGCGAACTGGTCCAGTTCAGCGCGCTGGCCTTCGACGACAGCGGACGGATCATCGCCGTGGGCGCGAGCGCCGACGTGGCCGCGAAGGCGAAGAACGCACGCCGCATCGACGCCCAGGGCCGCACCGTGCTGCCCGGCCTGATCGACGCCCATGGCCACGTGTTCGGCCTGGGCCAGCAGCTCACCCAGCTCGACCTGTTCCGCACCACCTCGCTCGAACAGGCCACCCGGGCGATCGGCGAGTACGCGCGCGCCAACCCCGGCCATGCCTGGATCCGCGGCCGTGGCTGGAACCAGGAGAACTGGAAGCTGGGGCGCTTCCCGACCGCCGCCGAACTCGACGCCGTGGTGAGCGACCGCCCGGTGTGGCTGGAGCGGGTCGACGGCCACGCCGGCTGGGCCAACAGCCAGACCCTGAAGCTGGCCGGCATCACGAAGTCGACTCCGGACCCGGTGGGCGGCAAGATCATCCGCGACGCCAATGGCGAGGCGACCGGGGTATTGGTGGACGCGGCCCAGGACCTGGTGGTGAAGGTGCTGCCGCAGCAGACCGAGGCAGAAGGCCGCGTGGTGCTGGACCGCGCGCTGCAGGAGATCGCACGGGTCGGCATCACCAGCGTGCACGATGCGGGCATCGGCGTGTTCGAGGACCGCCTATACCGCGCCTATGCCGATGGGGGCAAGCTGACTGCGCGCGTGTACGCCATGATCGGCGGCACCGACAAGGACTTCGACGCGCTGGCCAAGAACGGTCCGCTCAAGGATTACGGCAAGGGCATGTACGCGCTGCGTTCCGTCAAGCTGTATTCGGACGGCGCGCTGGGCAGCCGCGGCGCGGCCCTGATCAAGCCCTACAGCGACGAGCCGCATTCGCACGGCCTGCTGTTCTACAAAAAGGAGCAGATGGACGCGATGATGTCCAAGGCCATGCGCAAGGGCTACCAGGTCAACGTGCACGCGATCGGCGACGCCGGCAACCACCAACTGTTGGACATTTATCAGAAAGAGGTCGCGGTGACGAAGAGCGGGGCGCAGCGCCACCGCATCGAGCACGCCCAGGTGGTGACCCTGGACGACATCCCGCGCTTCAAGACCCTGGGCATCATTCCCTCGATGCAGCCGACCCACGCCACCTCGGACAAGAACATGGCCGAGACCCGCGTCGGTCCGGAGCGCATCAAGGGCGCGTATGCGTGGCGCAGCTTCCTGCACCAGGGCTCGCGCATCGCCTGCGGCTCTGACTTCCCGGTGGAGGCGCCGAATCCCTTCTACGGCATCCACGCGGCAGTGACGCGCCAGGATGCGCAGGGTCAGCCGGTGGCGGGGTGGTATCCGAACCAGGCGATGTCGCTCAAGGAGGCGTTCAGGTGCTTTACCCTGGATGCGGCGTATGCGGGGCATCAGGAGAATACGCTCGGCTCGCTGGAGGTGGGCAAGCAGGCGGACTTCATCGTGATCGATCAGGATTTGTTCAAGATGCCGACCTATGACATCCACAAGACGGGGGTGTTAGAGACCTGGGTGGGCGGGAAGCAGGTGTTCAAGAAGTAAGTCGGTGGCGGATTGACGAACTTGGGTCCCGGCCTTCGCCGGGACGACGTTGTTTGAGAGTTCGTAAGTGCAGTCTGTGCGAATCCGGTGATGAACGGAGTCGCTGCAGCTTCTTCTTAATCGCGACATTAATCAACGTCATCCCGGCGAAAGCCGGGATCCAAGTTTGCCAGCAGGCTGACAGGGCGTGATTGCACCACAAACCACACACCAAAATGATTTGACTTACTTGTATAGACAACCTAGACTTCAGTGCAGCACCGCAGCGTGCCCCTTGCGCACGCCCCGACCTCATCCGAAGGAGCCGCCATGACCACTGAATCGTCCCGCCTCGACGACCCCCGCTTCGACCCCTCGCGCGAGATCCGCGCCCCACGCGGTACCGAACTCTCCTGCAAGAGCTGGCTCACCGAAGCCGCCTACCGCATGATCCAGAACAACCTCGACGCCGAGGTCGCGGAGAACCCGAAAAGCCTGGTGGTCTACGGCGGCATCGGCCGCGCCGCCCGCAACTGGGAGTGCTACGACCAGATCCTGGCCTCCCTGCGCGCGCTCGAGGATGACCAGACCCTCCTGATCCAGTCCGGCAAGCCGGTCGGCGTGTTCCAGACCCACCCCGACGCCCCGCGCGTGCTGCTGGCGAACTCCAACCTGGTGCCGAAATGGGCCAACTGGGAACACTTCAATGAACTCGACCGCAAGGGCCTGTTCATGTACGGCCAGATGACCGCCGGCAGCTGGATCTACATCGGCACCCAGGGCATCGTGCAGGGCACCTACGAGACCTTCGCCGAAGCCGGCCGCCAGCACTTCGGCGGCGACATGGCCGGGCGCTGGATCCTGACCGCGGGCCTGGGCGGCATGGGCGGCGCCCAGCCCCTGGCCGCCACCTTCGCCGGCGCGGTCTCGCTCAACATCGAATGCCAGCAGAGCAGCATCGACTTCCGCCTGCGCACCCGCTACCTCGACAAGCAGGCGCGCGACGTCGACGAGGCCCTGGCCATGATCCGCGAGCACAAGGAGCGCCGCGAAGCCGTCTCGATCGGCCTGCTCGGCAACGCCGCCGAGATCCTGCCGGAGCTGGTGAAACGCGCCCGCGCCGGCGGCCTGGTGCCGGATCTCGTCACCGACCAGACCTCGGCCCACGACCTGATCAACGGCTACCTGCCGCTCGGCTGGACCGTGGAGGAATGGAAGGCCGCCCAGCAGGACCCGTCCCAGCACGCGCGCCTGAAGGACGCTGCCGCCAAATCCTGCGCCGTGCACGTGCGCGCCATCCTCGACTTCAAGGCCATGGGGGCCTACGCCGTCGACTACGGCAACAACATCCGCCAGGTGGCCAAGGACGAGGGCGTCGAGGACGCCTTCTCCTTCCCCGGCTTCGTGCCGGCCTATATCCGCCCGCAGTTCTGCGAAGGCCGTGGACCCTTCCGCTGGGTGGCCCTGTCCGGCGATCCCGAGGACATCTACAAAACTGACGCCAAGATCAAGGAGCTGTTCCCCCAGCACGCGCGGGTGCACCGCTGGCTCGACATGGCGCGCGAGCGCATCGCCTTCCAGGGCCTGCCGGCGCGCATCTGCTGGCTGGGACTGGGCGAGCGCCACCTGGCCGGACTGGCCTTCAACGAGATGGTGCGCACGGGCGAACTGAAAGCCCCGATCGTGATCGGCCGCGACCACCTCGACACCGGCTCGGTGGCCAGCCCCAACCGCGAGACCGAAGCCATGCGCGACGGCACCGACGCCGTCTCCGACTGGCCGCTGCTGAACGCCATGCTCAACACCGCCGGCGGCGCGACCTGGGTCTCGCTGCACCACGGCGGCGGCGTGGGCATGGGCTACTCGCAGCATTCGGGCGTGGTGATCGTCGCCGACGGCACCGAGGCCGCCGCCAAGCGCCTGGCGCGGGTGCTGGTCAACGACAGCGGCTCGGGCGTGATGCGCCACGCCGACGCCGGCTATGAAACCGCGATCGACACGGCCAAGCGCAACGGCCTGATTCTCCCGATGATCAAATAACGAGCACGACATGAACCACCACCATCACGCACTCACCCTGCAACCCGGCCAGCTGAGCCTCGCCGACCTGCGCGCCGTCTGGGCCGGCCACCTGCCGCTCACCCTCTCCGCCGACGCCTGGCCCGCCGTCGAAGCCTCGGCCGAGACGGTCAAGGCCATCGTCGCCAAGGGCGACCCGGCCTACGGCATCAACACCGGCTTCGGCATCCTGGCCAAGGCCCACATCCCGCACGACCAGCTGGCCGCCCTGCAGCGCAACCTGATCCTGTCGCACGCGGTGGGCACCGGCGAGCTGCTGTCCGACACCGTGGTGCGCCTGATCCTGCTGACCAAGATCGGCAGCCTGGCGCGCGGCTACTCGGGCGTGCGCCCGGTGATCATCGAGACCCTGATCAAGCTGTACAACGCCGGCATCATGCCGGCCATCCCGTCCCAGGGATCGGTCGGCGCCTCGGGCGACCTGGCGCCGCTGGCCCACATGACCCTGCCGATGCTGGGCGTGGGCCAGGTGCGCGTGAACGGCGAACTGGTGGACGCGAGCGAAGCCCTGCGCGCCGCCGGCATCGAGAAGATCGAGCTGGAAGCGAAGGAGGGCCTGGCCCTGATCAACGGCACCCAGGTCTCGACCGCCCTGGCCCTGCACGGCCTGTTCATGGCCGAGCGCCTGCTGGAGGCGGGCATGGTCACCGGCGCGCTGTCGGTGGACGCCGCGCGCGGCAGCGACGCGCCGTTTGATGCGCGCATCCACGCGGTGCGCGGCCAGCCGGGCCAGATCGAGGCCGCCAGGATCTACCGCGAACTGATTGCCGGCAGCGCCATCCGCGCTTCCCACCTGGTGGGCGACGAGCGCGTGCAGGACCCCTACAGCCTGCGCTGCCAGCCGCAGGTGATGGGCGCGGTGATGGACCTGATCGCCAACGCCGGCCGCACCCTCCTGATTGAGGCCAACGCCGTCACCGACAACCCGCTGCTGTTCGAGGGTGGCGAGATCATCTCGGGCGGTAACTTCCACGCCGAGCCGGTGGCCTTCGCGGCCGACACCCTGGCGCTGGCGATCGCCGAGATCGGCGCGCTGGCCGAGCGCCGCATCGCGCTGCTGATCGACGCCAACCTGTCCGGCCTGCCGGCCTTCCTGGTCAAGGAACCGGGCCTGAACTCGGGCTTCATGATCGCCCACGTCACCGCCGCCGCCCTGGCGTCGGAAAACAAGTCGCTGGCCCATCCGGCGAGCGTTGACAGCCTGCCGACTTCGGCCAACCAGGAAGACCACGTGAGCATGGCCACCTTCGCGGCGCGCCGTCTCGACCAGATGGCGCACAATACGGCTGTGATCGTGGCGATCGAGCTGCTGGCGGCCGGGCAGGGCATCGAGTTCCACCGCCCGCTGACCAGCTCCGCGACCCTGGAACAGGTGCACGCCGCCCTGCGCCGCCAGGTCGCGCCCTACGACGCCGACCGCTTCTTCGCGCCCGACATCGAGGCCGCGCGCAGGATGGTCGTCGAGGGCGCGCTGTCGGCGTCGTGCAAGGAGCTGTTCGCCGCGCTGCATCCGTAATCCACCTAGCACCCAGGAGAGCTCATGGAGTTCCGCTTCAAGGCAGGCAAGCTTCCCATGCTGGTGTCGATGCCCCACGTGGGCACCGACATTCCCGACGAGGTGGCGGCGCGGCTCGCGCCCTGCGCGCAGGCGCGCGCCGACACCGACTGGCACCTGCCCGAACTCTACGGCTTCCTCGAGGAGATGGGCGTGTCGGTGCTGAGCGCGCGCTGGTCGCGCTACCTGATCGACCTCAACCGCCCGCCCGAGAACACCAACCTGTATCCGGGCATGAGCACCACCGGCCTGTGCCCGGTCGACACCTTCGGCGACGAAAAGCTCTACCAGCCGGGCATGGAGCCCGACGAAGCGGAAGTCCGGCAGCGCCTGGAGCGCTACTGGCGCCCCTACCACGAACAGCTCCAGTCCGAACTGGCGCGCCTGAAAGCCGAGCATGGCCGCGTGGTGCTGTGGGACGCGCATTCCATCGCCTCGGTGGTGCCGCGCTTCTTCGAGGGCAAGCTGCCCGACCTGAACTTCGGCACCGCCGACGGCAAGTCCTGCGACCCCGGCCTCGAGCAGGCGGTGGTGGGCGTGGCGCGCGCCCAGGACCGCTTCAGCATCGCCGTCAACGGCCGCTTCAAGGGCGGCCACATCACCCGCCACTACGGCCAGCCGGGGCAGGGCGTGCATGCGATCCAGCTCGAGATGTGCCAGTGCCTGTACATGAACGAGCAGCCGCCCTTCGACTACCGGCCCGAGGTGGCGGCCGAGGTCCAGCCCCTACTGCGCGACATGATCCGGGCCGCCAGCGACTGGGTGCGCGCATGAGGGCCCTGTTCGCGCGCCACGCGCTGCTGCCCGAAGGCTGGCGGCGCGACGTCGTCATCGAGTGGGACATCCACGGCGACCTCACCGGCGTCCATCCCGATTCGCACCCGCCGCTCAACGTGGCGCGCGCCGACTACGTGCTGCCCGGGATGGTCAACCTGCATTCGCACGCCTTCCAGCGCGCCCTGGGCGGGCTGACCGAGCGCGCCGGCGACGGCCCGGACAGCTTCTGGACCTGGCGCGACCTGATGTACCGCTTCGCCGCCAGCATCACGCCCGAACAGATCGAGGCCATCGCCGCCCAGCTCTACGTGGAATGCCTGCGCCACGGCTATACCTCGGTGTGCGAATTCCACTACCTGCAGCGCGCCCCGGGCGGCCAGGCCTATGCCCGGGTGGCCGAGACGGCCGAGCGGGTGGCCGCCGGCGCCCATGAAGCCGGCATGGGCTTGAGCCTGCTGCCGGTGCTCTACAGCCACGCCGGCTTCGGCGCACAGCCCCTGAAACCCGGCCAGGAGCGCTTTCGCACCGGCGTCGACGAGGTCCTCGGCATCGTCGAGGCCTTGGCGCCGCTGCGCGGCGGGCAGTTTGAAGCCGGCGCCGCGCCGCATTCGCTGCGCGCGGCCGGCATCGACCAGATCCGCGCGCTGGCCGCCGGCCTGCCGCAGGCGCGGCCGCTGCACATCCACATCGCCGAGCAGCAGGCCGAGGTCGAGCAATGCCTGGCGCATACCGGACGGCGTCCGGTCGCATACCTGATGGACGAGATCGCCGTCGGTGCGCGCTGGTGTCTCGTGCATGCAACCCACCTGGTCGAGAGCGAAGTACAATCGCTGGCAGGCAGCGGCGCCGTGGCCGGGCTGTGCCCGACCACCGAGGCCAACCTGGGCGACGGGCTGTTCCCGCTCGAGCCCTACCTGGCGGCGGGCGGCGTGTTCGGCGTGGGCAGCGACAGCCACGTCTCGCAAAGCCCGGTCGAGGAATTGCGCTGGCTGGAATACGGCCAGCGCCTCCAGCACCAGCGCCGCAACATCGCGGTCGGCGGCGCGCAGCGCGAGGTCGGTGACTTCCTGTGGCAGGCCGCGCTGCGCGGCGGCGCCCAGGCTGCCGGGCGGCGCGTCGGCGCGCTCGAAGCCGGCCGCCGCGCCGATCTCCTGGTGCTGGACGGCAGCCATCCGAACCTGGACGGCGTGCTGGATGCGGAAGTGCTGGGGCGCTTCCTGTTTTGCGGTAACGACAATCTGGTGCGCGACGTGCTGTGCGGCGGGCGCTGGGTGGTCCAGGGCGGGCGCCACATGGCCCAGGATGCGATCGCGCAGCGCTATCGCCAGGCAGTCAAACAGTTGCGGGAGGGGAGCCAATGACCGTCTTGATTCCGTTTGCAGGTTTGTCGCCGGTGCCGTGGAAGAACGGCGGCGGCAGCACCATCGAAATCGCGATCGGCCCGCCGGACGCGGACTTCGAGGACTTCGACTGGCGCGTCAGCCTGGCTACCATCGCCGAGGATGGCGCCTTTTCCCAGTTCCCCGGCGTAGACCGCACCCTGGCCCTGGTCGACGGCCACGGCATGACCCTGCAGATCGACGGCGAACCGAGCCTCATCAGCGAGGCCGAGCCGGTCGCCCAGTTCGACGGCAGCTCGGAAGTCTTCGCGAAACTCAGCCGCGGCGTGACCACCGACTTCAACGTGATGACGCGCAGCGAGCGCTGCTACCACCAGTTCGGCCGCCGCCGCCTGAGCGGGCAGTCGCGCTTCGTCACCCGCGCCGACGTGACGGTGCTGTTCCTGGCCGAAGGCGACAGCCTGGAGCTGAGCAACGACGAGGAGCGCATCGGCATGGTGCGCTACGACGCCGTGGTGCTCGACCCTGACGCCACCTGGGAGCTGGAGGCGGGGCAGGCCACCATCTACATCGTCGACATCTACTACCACTCGGACGAAGACGAGGAACACTATGAGTGAGGCGGCGCCGGCCGACCTGCTGTTCACCAACGTGCGCCTGGCCACCATGACGGAAGGCTACGGCGAGCTGCAGGACGCCGCGCTGGCGGTGAAGGACGGGCGCATCGCCTGGCTCGGTCCGCGCGCCCAGGCGCCGCGCGCGGCGCGCGAGCACGATTGCGGCGGGGCCTGGATGACGCCCGGCCTGGTGGACTGCCACACCCACATCGTCCACGCGGGAAACCGCAGCGACGAATGGGAGGCGCGCCTGAACGGCGCCAGCTACGAGGACATCGCGCGCCGGGGCGGGGGCATCATGTCCACCGTGCGCGCGACCCGCGCGGCCAGCGTCGAGCAGCTGGTCGAGGCCAGCCTGCCGCGCGTGCGCGCGTTGCTGGCCGAGGGCGTGTCCACGCTCGAGATCAAGTCCGGCTACGGGCTGGAGCTGGAGGCCGAGGCGCGCATGCTGCGCGCCGCGCGCCGCATCGGCGAACTGCTGGGCGTGCGCGTCAAGACCACCTTCCTGGGCGCGCACGCGCTGCCGCCCGAATTCGCCGGCCGCGCCGACGACTACGTGGACGAACTGTGCCAGCACATGCTGCCGGCCCTGGCGCGCGAAGGCCTGGTCGACGCGGTGGACGCCTTCTGCGAAAGGATCGGCTTCACCAACGCCCAGACCGGGCGCGTGTTCGCCGCGGCGCGCGCGCTCGGCCTGCCGGTCAAGCTGCATGCCGAGCAGCTCTCGGACCAGCAGGGCGCGGCCCTGGTGGCGCGCCATGGCGGGCTGTCGGCCGACCACCTCGAATACCTGACGCCGGAAGGCGTGGCCGCGATGGCGGCGGCGGGCACGGTGGCGGTGCTGCTGCCGGGAGCCTACTACTTCCTGCGCGAGAGCACCCCGCCGCCGGTGGCGGCGCTGCGCGAAGCGGGCGTGCCGATGGCGGTGTCCACCGATTGCAATCCGGGCACCTCGCCCATGACTTCCCTGTTGCTGGCCATGAACATGGCCTGCACCCTGTGGCGCCTGACGCCACAGGAGGCGCTGCTCGGAACCACCAAGCATGCGGCGCGCGCCCTCGGCCTGCAGGGCGAGATCGGCACCCTGGAAGCAGGCAAGCAGGCCGACCTGGCCCTGTGGGACATCGCGCGCCCGGCCGATCTGGCCTATGCCATCGGCTTCAATCCCTGCAAGGCGGTCTTCAAGGCCGGCGTTTAAGGAAACGCGCGGCGTACGCGCGCCGCGTTTCACTCCTGCCACACCCGCGCTTACTGATTGACAATGCTCAAAGCGGTGTTTTCCGCGTGGGTAATGATTACCTAAACGGTAGTCGTAACTTCAGTAACCAAATGTAAGGTTTAATGGATCGTTAAGAATGCCTGACTATAGTGCATTCATGTGATTCCCATCTCCCCTCCCCATTTTGCCAAAAATGGGTTCGCCCACGGCGCCAAAGGCCCGTGGGTTTTTCTTTGTGCGTGCTTGTCGCGATGCTCGTTCAGCGGCGCTCGGCCAGCGCGGCCAAGCTGTCGCCGGTGACGCGGCAGATGCGCCAGTCGGGCATGACGTCCGCGCCCATCGCCTTGTAGAACTGGATCGCCGGCTCGTTCCAGTCCAGCACCGACCATTCGAAACGGCCGCACCCGCGCTCGACGGCGATCTGGGCCAG
Coding sequences within:
- a CDS encoding response regulator translates to MMTYATAASPTAPRRVLVLDDDEILLEALDAMLTRMGVGHVALEADARGALERLDEHRPDLMICDLMLPEMDGIEFLQAAAGQGYRGKVVLLSALDDGLREAAGELARALGLDVAAGLRKPISMEQLRSAVEC
- the hutC gene encoding histidine utilization repressor encodes the protein MEEQTAQDSTPIFQRIKDYLVSEIASGRWKEGDLVPSEQALVRQFGVSRMTVNRAVRELTAEQVLVRRQGSGTYVAPQKYQATLVEIRNIADEIRARGKAHRADVRLLRQEEAGDELAAEFDLDPGAPLFHSLIVHFENEVPIQLEDRWVNPACAPAYLEQDFRLITPNEHLMQAAPLQGAVYTIEAQPAQPGVAAMLGVPPDSCCLVLHRRTTSAGRIASVATMWHPGHLARFTGSV
- the ada gene encoding bifunctional DNA-binding transcriptional regulator/O6-methylguanine-DNA methyltransferase Ada; this translates as MNAAIPRTATTFDSDDARWDAVQRRDRAADGQFVYSVRSTGVYCRPSCPSRGALRANVAFHASCAEAESAGFRACLRCKPNGPALAERQAEAVARACRLIEASEDEPDLDSLAREAGMSRFHFHRVFKAHTGITPKAYAAARRAARVRSSLQESSTVTEAIFDAGFNSSGRFYAASGGLLGMSPRRYRSGGQGETIRFAVAQCSLGAVLVASTERGICCVLIGDQPEPLVRDLQERFPRAELQGAEADFERTVARVIGLIETPGQGLDLPLDVRGTAFQQRVWQALREIPAGQTVSYAELAERIGLKDGARAVAGACAANPVAVAIPCHRVVRTDGALSGYRWGIERKRTLLEREAQQ
- a CDS encoding 2OG-Fe(II) oxygenase; amino-acid sequence: MKEVDWDAVADQLDGFGCAVIPGLLSADECAWYARLYDSPGLFRSRVVMERHGFGRGEYQYFAYPLPGSLAWLRAHLYPPLARIANRWQAALGLDGGFPAAHEDFLARCHAAGQLRPTPLLLRYREGDYNCLHQDLYGEQVFPLQVAVLLSRPGQDFEGGEFVLTEQRPRMQSRAEVVALGQGDAVVFAVNQRPVQGTRGVYRVAMRHGVSRLKAGSRHTLGIIFHDAD
- a CDS encoding amidohydrolase, which translates into the protein MRVRQIPQCSLFVLAALGSLSAHADTVIDNANGYTLNAKGELVQFSALAFDDSGRIIAVGASADVAAKAKNARRIDAQGRTVLPGLIDAHGHVFGLGQQLTQLDLFRTTSLEQATRAIGEYARANPGHAWIRGRGWNQENWKLGRFPTAAELDAVVSDRPVWLERVDGHAGWANSQTLKLAGITKSTPDPVGGKIIRDANGEATGVLVDAAQDLVVKVLPQQTEAEGRVVLDRALQEIARVGITSVHDAGIGVFEDRLYRAYADGGKLTARVYAMIGGTDKDFDALAKNGPLKDYGKGMYALRSVKLYSDGALGSRGAALIKPYSDEPHSHGLLFYKKEQMDAMMSKAMRKGYQVNVHAIGDAGNHQLLDIYQKEVAVTKSGAQRHRIEHAQVVTLDDIPRFKTLGIIPSMQPTHATSDKNMAETRVGPERIKGAYAWRSFLHQGSRIACGSDFPVEAPNPFYGIHAAVTRQDAQGQPVAGWYPNQAMSLKEAFRCFTLDAAYAGHQENTLGSLEVGKQADFIVIDQDLFKMPTYDIHKTGVLETWVGGKQVFKK
- the hutU gene encoding urocanate hydratase; this translates as MTTESSRLDDPRFDPSREIRAPRGTELSCKSWLTEAAYRMIQNNLDAEVAENPKSLVVYGGIGRAARNWECYDQILASLRALEDDQTLLIQSGKPVGVFQTHPDAPRVLLANSNLVPKWANWEHFNELDRKGLFMYGQMTAGSWIYIGTQGIVQGTYETFAEAGRQHFGGDMAGRWILTAGLGGMGGAQPLAATFAGAVSLNIECQQSSIDFRLRTRYLDKQARDVDEALAMIREHKERREAVSIGLLGNAAEILPELVKRARAGGLVPDLVTDQTSAHDLINGYLPLGWTVEEWKAAQQDPSQHARLKDAAAKSCAVHVRAILDFKAMGAYAVDYGNNIRQVAKDEGVEDAFSFPGFVPAYIRPQFCEGRGPFRWVALSGDPEDIYKTDAKIKELFPQHARVHRWLDMARERIAFQGLPARICWLGLGERHLAGLAFNEMVRTGELKAPIVIGRDHLDTGSVASPNRETEAMRDGTDAVSDWPLLNAMLNTAGGATWVSLHHGGGVGMGYSQHSGVVIVADGTEAAAKRLARVLVNDSGSGVMRHADAGYETAIDTAKRNGLILPMIK